Proteins co-encoded in one Xanthomonas campestris pv. badrii genomic window:
- a CDS encoding EcsC family protein — translation MDAAAQRDLTTAHALLENPGVAAQLANALGAPIESLISKRLPKLVTRSIDAATRRALQVAMKSALLSLRGKTDAPQPPSTTRHTLAVAVAGGAGGFFGLPGLMVELPLTTTVMLRSIADIARAEGESLQDPDTALACLEVLAHGGRSAVDDGTESGYFAVRAAMAQQLSAAARHVAAHGFASKGAPALVSLVSRIAAKFSVNVGEKLAVQAVPLVGAVSGATLNTVFIRHFQAMARGHFIVRRLERQFGEDAVRRAYDALPPPR, via the coding sequence ATGGACGCTGCCGCGCAGCGCGACCTGACCACCGCCCATGCGTTACTGGAAAACCCCGGTGTGGCAGCCCAGCTGGCCAACGCGCTGGGCGCGCCGATCGAGAGCCTGATCAGCAAGCGGCTGCCCAAGCTGGTGACCCGCAGCATCGATGCCGCCACCCGCCGCGCCTTGCAGGTGGCGATGAAGTCGGCCCTGCTGAGCCTGCGCGGCAAGACCGACGCGCCACAGCCGCCATCCACCACCCGCCATACGCTGGCAGTTGCGGTGGCCGGTGGCGCTGGCGGCTTCTTTGGCCTGCCCGGATTGATGGTGGAGCTGCCGCTGACCACCACGGTGATGCTGCGCTCGATCGCCGATATCGCCCGTGCCGAGGGCGAATCGCTGCAGGACCCGGACACCGCGCTGGCCTGCCTGGAAGTGCTGGCGCACGGCGGCCGCAGCGCGGTCGACGATGGCACCGAATCGGGCTACTTCGCGGTGCGCGCGGCCATGGCACAGCAGCTCAGTGCGGCCGCCCGTCATGTCGCCGCGCACGGCTTTGCCAGCAAGGGCGCACCGGCGCTGGTCTCGCTGGTGTCGCGCATCGCCGCCAAGTTCTCGGTCAACGTGGGCGAGAAGCTCGCCGTGCAGGCGGTGCCGCTGGTGGGCGCGGTGAGCGGTGCCACGCTCAACACGGTCTTCATTCGCCACTTCCAGGCGATGGCGCGCGGCCACTTCATCGTGCGCCGGCTGGAGCGCCAGTTCGGCGAAGATGCAGTGCGGCGCGCGTATGACGCATTGCCACCGCCGCGCTGA
- a CDS encoding DUF938 domain-containing protein: MSSPRQILIMTKPFSPASARNREPILEVLRRHLADRQHVLEIGAGTGQHAVHFAAAMPWLQWQASDHADHLPGMQQWLDEAALPNTPQPIVLQAVLTPTDGLAPLPALPVLRDGQRGFDAIYSANTLHIMGWLQVQALFAGLPAVMAPQAVLAVYGPFNRNGQFTSDSNRAFDAMLRERDPASGIRDAEAVDALAASVGLQLIDDVALPANNHCRVWRRTTVENGIAGSPSAAD, encoded by the coding sequence TTGTCTTCACCACGACAGATCCTGATCATGACCAAGCCCTTTTCGCCGGCCTCTGCGCGTAACCGCGAGCCGATCCTGGAGGTGTTGCGTAGGCACTTGGCCGACCGGCAGCACGTGCTGGAAATCGGCGCAGGCACCGGACAGCACGCGGTACATTTCGCCGCGGCGATGCCGTGGTTGCAGTGGCAGGCCAGCGACCACGCCGATCATTTGCCGGGCATGCAGCAATGGCTGGATGAAGCCGCGCTGCCCAACACGCCGCAGCCGATCGTCCTGCAGGCGGTGCTGACACCGACGGATGGTTTGGCGCCACTGCCAGCCTTGCCCGTGCTGCGCGATGGCCAGCGTGGTTTCGATGCGATCTACAGCGCCAACACCTTGCACATCATGGGCTGGCTGCAGGTACAGGCCTTGTTTGCAGGCTTACCCGCAGTGATGGCGCCGCAGGCAGTGCTGGCGGTGTATGGGCCGTTCAATCGCAATGGTCAATTCACCAGCGACAGCAACCGCGCCTTCGATGCGATGCTGCGCGAACGCGACCCTGCATCGGGCATCCGTGATGCCGAAGCGGTGGATGCGCTGGCGGCATCGGTTGGCTTGCAGCTGATCGACGACGTGGCGTTGCCGGCGAACAATCATTGCCGGGTGTGGCGGCGGACGACGGTTGAGAATGGAATCGCCGGCTCGCCGAGCGCAGCCGATTGA
- a CDS encoding carboxypeptidase regulatory-like domain-containing protein, with amino-acid sequence MTPALPWLVGAALLLVACIGCVRLLRAHARQPRSRTRLWLLLTAQLLLAALLYPVLLPPPRAASGGELHVATAGTAAAHIPTGDAARWVALPEAPALPGVARVPDLATALRRAPGTTALIVHGDGLPARDREGLRIPLRLALNPPPHGLVAVSTPPPVAPGDLITVDAQLQGWPGARVDLLDPAAQRVDSAVPDRAGRVRLRGLARAPGQVLFAVRARDADGVERSRVEVPVLVAAVAPARVLLLAGAPQPELKYLRRWASDAGLEVRSQIAIGPGIQLGEGATLDAASLDRLDLLVVDPRRLVALGNAQRQTVHAAIQRGLGVLVRTDGPLDAGTRAALAELGLAVSGGSTSSPVPAPQRLASPALPTDPASTPGDTPTLAPLQRRDLQPQAADALIAARADDGSALGWWRARGRGRIGIGLIEDSFALVLAGRSDLHAALWAQLSGAVARPGGGAPTPVQQGWSQQRLTLCDLGADAFVTESNHTRQPLLPERNGNAPPCAGYWPATPGWQRLHSGATPRWLYIRAPKDAAAMYTQQLRAATIALAAATASAPIATAVSQPGARWPWLLAWLSVAAALWWVERRRPWPPVAVAGA; translated from the coding sequence ATGACGCCCGCATTGCCCTGGCTGGTCGGCGCGGCGTTGCTGCTGGTCGCCTGCATCGGCTGCGTGCGCCTGCTGCGTGCACACGCCCGGCAACCGCGTTCGCGCACCCGGCTCTGGCTGTTGCTCACTGCCCAACTGCTGCTCGCCGCATTGCTCTATCCGGTGCTGTTGCCCCCGCCGCGCGCCGCCAGCGGTGGGGAACTGCATGTCGCCACCGCCGGCACCGCCGCCGCGCACATCCCTACCGGCGATGCTGCGCGCTGGGTCGCCTTGCCCGAGGCGCCCGCGCTACCTGGCGTGGCGCGGGTTCCGGATCTGGCCACTGCGCTGCGGCGCGCACCCGGCACCACCGCGCTCATCGTGCATGGCGATGGCCTGCCCGCGCGCGACCGCGAAGGCCTGCGCATCCCGCTGCGGCTGGCGCTCAACCCGCCGCCGCACGGGTTGGTCGCCGTATCGACACCACCGCCGGTGGCGCCAGGCGACCTAATCACAGTCGATGCGCAGCTCCAGGGTTGGCCGGGGGCGCGCGTGGACCTGCTCGACCCGGCCGCCCAGCGGGTGGACAGCGCCGTGCCCGATCGCGCCGGGCGCGTGCGCCTGCGTGGCTTGGCCCGCGCGCCCGGGCAGGTGCTGTTCGCCGTGCGCGCGCGCGATGCCGATGGCGTCGAACGCAGCCGCGTGGAGGTGCCGGTGCTGGTCGCCGCCGTAGCGCCGGCGCGCGTGCTGCTGCTGGCCGGCGCACCGCAGCCGGAACTGAAATACCTGCGCCGCTGGGCCAGCGATGCCGGGCTGGAGGTGCGCAGCCAGATTGCGATCGGCCCCGGCATCCAGCTCGGCGAGGGCGCCACCCTGGATGCGGCCAGCCTGGACCGGCTCGACCTGCTGGTGGTCGACCCACGCCGCCTGGTCGCACTGGGCAACGCGCAGCGTCAAACCGTGCACGCAGCGATCCAGCGCGGCCTGGGCGTGCTGGTGCGCACCGACGGGCCACTGGACGCCGGCACCCGCGCCGCCCTGGCCGAGCTCGGCCTTGCGGTCAGCGGCGGCAGCACCAGCAGCCCGGTGCCCGCACCGCAGCGGCTGGCTTCGCCGGCCCTGCCCACCGATCCAGCCTCCACCCCCGGCGATACCCCGACGCTGGCGCCGCTGCAACGTCGCGACCTGCAACCGCAGGCCGCCGACGCCCTGATCGCCGCACGTGCCGACGACGGCAGCGCCCTGGGCTGGTGGCGCGCCCGAGGCCGCGGGCGCATCGGTATCGGCCTGATCGAAGACAGCTTCGCGCTGGTGCTGGCCGGCCGCAGCGATCTGCATGCCGCGCTCTGGGCGCAGTTGTCCGGCGCCGTCGCCCGCCCCGGCGGCGGCGCCCCCACCCCGGTGCAGCAAGGCTGGTCGCAGCAACGCCTCACCCTGTGCGACCTCGGCGCCGACGCGTTCGTGACCGAGTCCAACCACACCCGCCAGCCGCTGCTGCCCGAGCGCAACGGCAACGCGCCGCCCTGCGCCGGCTACTGGCCCGCAACCCCTGGCTGGCAGCGCCTGCACAGCGGCGCCACGCCACGCTGGCTCTACATCCGCGCGCCCAAAGACGCCGCGGCCATGTACACGCAGCAACTGCGCGCCGCCACCATCGCCCTGGCGGCGGCCACCGCCTCTGCACCCATCGCCACTGCCGTCTCCCAACCCGGCGCGCGCTGGCCGTGGCTGCTCGCCTGGCTCAGTGTGGCGGCAGCGCTGTGGTGGGTGGAGCGGCGGCGACCTTGGCCACCGGTTGCGGTGGCAGGCGCTTGA
- a CDS encoding AAA family ATPase, with product MNAPNHDILAAQLSQLGTLRAALAQAVVGQDAVVQQLLIGLLAGGHCLLEGAPGLGKTLLVRSLGQALELQFRRVQFTPDLMPSDILGTELLEEDHGTGHRHFRFQQGPIFTNLLLADELNRTPPKTQAALLEAMSERTVSYAGTTYALPAPFFVLATQNPIEQAGTYPLPEAQLDRFLLHVRVGYPSEQEERDILSQTTGSASAQVPKVMDAASVQALQQHVRQVHVGAELLTWINRLVRASRPGPQASDEVRQWIKWGAGPRAGQSLVLASKARALLHGRFAATREDVVALAAPVMRHRLLLSFAAEAEQRTADDVVAALLRAVPFPT from the coding sequence ATGAATGCCCCCAACCACGACATCCTCGCCGCGCAGCTGTCCCAGCTGGGCACGTTGCGCGCGGCCCTGGCCCAGGCGGTGGTGGGCCAGGACGCGGTGGTGCAGCAGCTGCTGATCGGCCTGCTGGCCGGCGGCCACTGCCTGCTGGAAGGCGCGCCCGGCCTGGGCAAGACGCTGCTGGTGCGCTCGCTGGGACAGGCGCTGGAGCTGCAGTTCCGCCGCGTGCAGTTCACCCCCGACCTGATGCCCAGCGACATCCTGGGCACCGAGTTGCTGGAAGAAGACCACGGCACCGGGCACCGGCATTTCCGTTTCCAGCAGGGGCCGATCTTCACCAACCTGCTGCTGGCCGACGAGCTCAATCGCACCCCGCCCAAGACCCAGGCGGCGCTGCTGGAGGCGATGAGCGAGCGCACCGTCAGTTATGCCGGCACCACCTATGCGTTGCCGGCGCCGTTCTTCGTGCTGGCCACGCAGAACCCGATCGAACAGGCCGGCACCTACCCGTTGCCGGAAGCGCAGCTGGATCGCTTCTTGCTGCATGTGCGGGTGGGCTACCCCAGCGAACAGGAAGAGCGCGACATCCTCAGCCAGACCACCGGCAGCGCCAGCGCGCAGGTGCCCAAGGTGATGGACGCGGCCAGCGTGCAGGCGCTGCAGCAGCACGTGCGGCAAGTGCATGTGGGCGCGGAGTTGCTGACCTGGATCAACCGCCTGGTGCGTGCCAGCCGTCCCGGCCCGCAGGCCAGCGACGAGGTGCGCCAGTGGATCAAATGGGGCGCCGGCCCACGTGCGGGGCAGTCGCTGGTGCTGGCGTCCAAGGCGCGCGCACTGCTGCACGGCCGCTTTGCAGCCACCCGCGAAGACGTGGTGGCGCTTGCGGCGCCGGTGATGCGCCATCGCCTGTTGCTCTCGTTCGCCGCCGAAGCCGAACAACGCACGGCCGACGACGTGGTCGCCGCATTGCTGCGTGCCGTGCCGTTCCCGACGTGA
- a CDS encoding SRPBCC family protein yields MKHEIRQSVVIAAAPEVVSAALSEPAQLARWWTREVRQVDGRVCLDWSGHGWRVELRIDAGADHRLVCWRCERSNMLDTSAWEGTVMRFDLVSTGEGTRVDFVQSGYRDSPCLEVCRQGWKFFLGSSLKRYVETGQGMPYPDMPDTRDPALR; encoded by the coding sequence ATGAAGCACGAGATCCGCCAGAGCGTCGTGATCGCCGCCGCACCGGAGGTGGTCTCCGCCGCGCTCTCCGAGCCGGCGCAACTGGCGCGCTGGTGGACGCGTGAGGTGCGCCAGGTCGACGGCCGCGTCTGCCTGGACTGGAGCGGCCATGGCTGGCGCGTGGAGCTGCGCATCGATGCCGGCGCCGACCACCGGCTGGTGTGCTGGCGCTGCGAGCGCTCCAACATGCTCGACACCAGCGCGTGGGAAGGCACGGTGATGCGCTTCGATCTGGTCTCCACCGGCGAAGGCACGCGCGTGGACTTCGTGCAGTCCGGCTACCGCGACTCGCCGTGCCTGGAGGTCTGCCGCCAAGGCTGGAAGTTCTTCCTTGGCAGCAGCCTCAAGCGCTACGTCGAAACCGGGCAGGGCATGCCGTATCCGGACATGCCCGATACCCGCGATCCGGCGCTGCGCTGA
- a CDS encoding thioredoxin family protein, with protein sequence MGFVRQYATQAPERSAVDAQPGVQILEFGTDWCGHCIAAQPLLQKLLGGYDAVDYRKIEDGKGRPLGRSFHVKLWPTVILMRDGEEVARSVRPQTREDLHQLLSALDAQ encoded by the coding sequence ATGGGGTTTGTTCGCCAGTACGCCACGCAGGCACCGGAGCGTAGCGCCGTCGATGCGCAGCCCGGCGTGCAGATCCTGGAATTCGGCACCGATTGGTGCGGGCACTGCATTGCCGCGCAGCCGCTGCTGCAGAAACTGCTGGGCGGTTACGACGCAGTGGATTACCGCAAGATCGAAGACGGTAAGGGGCGGCCGTTGGGGCGGTCGTTCCACGTCAAGTTGTGGCCAACCGTGATCCTGATGCGCGATGGAGAAGAAGTTGCACGCTCCGTGCGCCCGCAGACACGCGAAGATCTGCATCAGCTGCTATCGGCTCTGGATGCGCAGTGA
- the proP gene encoding glycine betaine/L-proline transporter ProP, with the protein MHDTRAIASHFGWFKRRRQLQLDEVTVVDRGMLRRAVGAAALGNAMEWFDFGVYGYLAVTLGQVFFPASNPTAQLIATFATFTVAFLVRPIGGMVFGPLGDRYGRQKVLAATMILMALGTFSIGLIPSYDRIGLWAPALLLLARLLQGFSTGGEYGGAATFIAEYATDRNRGLMGSWLEFGTLGGYIAGAATVTALHMSLTPAQMLDWGWRVPFLIAGPLGLLGLYMRMKLEETPAFRAYTEQSEQRERETAGQGLMTLLRLHWPQLLKCVGLVLVFNVTDYMLLTYMPSYLSVTMGYAESKGLLLIILVMLVMMPLNIVGGLFSDRLGRRPMIIGACVALFALAVPCLLLIGSGHDGLIFAGLMLLGLALVCFTSSMPSTLPALFYTPVRYSALSIAFNVSVSLFGGTTPLVTAWLVERTGDPLVPAYYLMGAAAIGLVTMLFVRETAGLPLRGSPPAVASDAEARALLQADSPVTVDAQLPLTNPLSVGQPRTA; encoded by the coding sequence ATGCACGACACGCGCGCGATTGCCTCGCACTTTGGCTGGTTCAAACGCCGCCGCCAGCTGCAACTGGACGAGGTCACCGTGGTGGACCGCGGCATGCTGCGCCGCGCCGTTGGCGCGGCAGCGCTGGGCAATGCGATGGAATGGTTCGATTTCGGCGTTTACGGCTATCTGGCGGTGACGCTGGGCCAGGTGTTCTTTCCGGCCAGCAACCCCACCGCGCAGTTGATCGCCACCTTCGCCACCTTCACCGTGGCGTTCCTGGTGCGGCCGATCGGCGGCATGGTGTTCGGCCCGCTGGGCGACCGCTACGGGCGTCAGAAGGTGTTGGCGGCCACGATGATCCTGATGGCATTGGGCACCTTCAGCATCGGGCTGATTCCGTCCTACGACAGGATCGGCCTGTGGGCACCGGCCTTGCTGTTGCTGGCGCGCTTGTTGCAAGGCTTTTCCACCGGCGGCGAATACGGTGGCGCGGCCACCTTCATCGCCGAATACGCCACCGACCGCAATCGCGGCCTGATGGGTAGCTGGCTGGAGTTCGGCACGTTGGGCGGCTACATCGCCGGCGCCGCCACCGTGACGGCATTGCACATGAGCCTGACCCCGGCGCAGATGCTGGACTGGGGCTGGCGCGTGCCGTTCCTGATCGCCGGCCCGCTCGGCCTGCTGGGCCTGTACATGCGCATGAAGCTGGAAGAAACCCCGGCATTTCGCGCCTATACCGAGCAGTCGGAGCAGCGCGAACGTGAGACCGCCGGCCAGGGCCTGATGACGCTGCTGCGCCTGCACTGGCCGCAGCTGCTCAAGTGCGTGGGCCTGGTGCTGGTGTTCAACGTCACCGACTACATGCTGCTGACCTACATGCCCAGCTACCTCAGCGTCACCATGGGCTATGCCGAGAGCAAGGGCTTGCTGCTGATCATCCTGGTGATGCTGGTGATGATGCCGCTCAACATCGTCGGCGGCCTGTTCAGCGACAGGCTGGGCCGCCGCCCGATGATCATCGGTGCCTGCGTTGCGCTGTTTGCGCTGGCGGTCCCGTGCCTGCTGCTGATCGGCAGCGGACACGATGGCTTGATCTTCGCAGGGCTGATGCTGCTTGGTCTGGCCTTGGTGTGCTTCACCAGTTCGATGCCGTCCACGCTGCCGGCGCTGTTCTACACCCCGGTGCGCTACAGCGCGCTGTCGATCGCCTTCAACGTGTCGGTGTCGTTGTTCGGCGGCACCACGCCGCTGGTCACCGCCTGGCTGGTGGAACGCACCGGCGACCCGCTGGTACCGGCGTATTACCTGATGGGTGCGGCGGCGATCGGCCTGGTGACAATGCTGTTCGTGCGCGAGACCGCCGGCCTGCCGCTGCGCGGCTCGCCGCCGGCCGTGGCCAGCGACGCCGAGGCGCGTGCGTTGTTGCAGGCCGACAGCCCGGTCACGGTGGATGCGCAACTGCCGCTGACCAACCCGCTATCGGTGGGCCAGCCGCGCACCGCGTGA
- a CDS encoding DUF4159 domain-containing protein, whose amino-acid sequence MTEGRAWGLGIGDSESQASSPQPDAFPTPPITGLPASAASATRRHVLGLLFGSAAALALPRRAWAAGNYDFWFTRLRYDSGDWDVDARMPSNLITSLIDYTQLRVDPQEHVLDLADPRMLQAPFCYLSGHKLVEFNPAERRNFERYVRNGGFVFVDDCNHDIDGLFATSFEAQMTSIFGKRALQKLPKNHRLYSAFFTFPDGPPATSFELNGWGDDLVHDYLKGIHIDGRLGVLYSNKDYGCEWDYDWRNKRFLAEDNTKFAVNIVMYALTN is encoded by the coding sequence GTGACTGAGGGCCGGGCTTGGGGATTGGGGATTGGGGATTCGGAGAGCCAAGCGAGCTCTCCGCAGCCCGATGCTTTTCCCACACCTCCCATTACCGGCCTGCCGGCCTCTGCGGCGTCCGCGACGCGTCGCCATGTCCTTGGCCTGTTGTTCGGTAGCGCCGCTGCGTTGGCGCTGCCGCGGCGCGCGTGGGCGGCCGGCAATTACGATTTCTGGTTTACCCGGTTGCGCTACGACTCCGGGGATTGGGATGTGGATGCGCGCATGCCGTCCAATCTGATCACCTCGTTGATCGACTACACCCAGCTGCGCGTGGATCCGCAGGAACATGTGCTGGATCTGGCCGACCCACGCATGTTGCAGGCGCCGTTCTGCTATCTGTCCGGGCACAAGCTGGTGGAGTTCAACCCGGCCGAGCGGCGCAATTTCGAGCGCTATGTACGCAACGGCGGCTTCGTGTTCGTGGACGATTGCAACCACGATATCGATGGTTTGTTCGCCACCTCGTTCGAAGCGCAGATGACCTCGATCTTCGGCAAGCGCGCGCTGCAGAAACTGCCCAAGAACCATCGGCTCTACAGCGCCTTCTTCACCTTCCCCGATGGCCCGCCGGCGACCAGCTTCGAGCTCAACGGCTGGGGCGACGACCTGGTGCACGATTATCTCAAGGGCATCCACATCGATGGCCGCCTGGGGGTGCTCTACAGCAACAAGGATTACGGCTGCGAATGGGATTACGACTGGCGCAACAAACGCTTCCTGGCCGAAGACAACACCAAGTTCGCCGTGAACATCGTGATGTATGCATTGACCAATTGA
- a CDS encoding DUF58 domain-containing protein produces the protein MNADLPALIPSDVRSRLRGLQLRARHAQGAHGIGQHASRSRGAGLEFAQYRAYEPGDALRQIDWKLYARSDRFFVREAERESPLTLWLLLDATASAGQADHARPGYTRLQAMATLAACAAEIALHQGDQIGLFAVHGGGLVAVPAGTGPRQRDRLWLALHGLRAGGQWPGMDAVRPLWERIATHALVLSIGDGFDEALNAALEKLAAARREVMQLQVLTCDERDFSFSGGHRFRDPETGEELLGDGAAMRAAYLQRFGAAQRAQQARWQAAGIAHALHYLDAAPEAALRQLFGQGVPR, from the coding sequence GTGAATGCAGACCTGCCGGCATTGATTCCCAGCGACGTGCGCAGCCGCCTGCGTGGTCTGCAGCTGCGTGCGCGCCACGCGCAGGGTGCGCACGGCATCGGCCAACATGCCAGCCGCAGCCGCGGCGCCGGGCTGGAATTCGCGCAATACCGCGCCTACGAACCGGGCGATGCGCTGCGCCAGATCGACTGGAAGCTCTACGCACGCTCGGACCGCTTCTTCGTGCGCGAAGCCGAGCGCGAAAGCCCGCTGACGCTGTGGCTGTTGCTCGACGCCACTGCCTCTGCCGGCCAGGCCGACCACGCGCGCCCCGGCTACACGCGCCTGCAGGCGATGGCGACCCTGGCCGCCTGCGCTGCGGAGATCGCGCTGCACCAGGGCGACCAGATCGGCCTGTTCGCGGTGCACGGCGGCGGGCTGGTGGCAGTGCCGGCCGGTACCGGGCCACGACAGCGCGACCGGTTATGGCTGGCCCTGCACGGACTGCGTGCCGGCGGGCAGTGGCCGGGCATGGACGCGGTACGCCCGCTGTGGGAACGCATCGCCACGCATGCGCTGGTGCTGTCCATCGGCGATGGCTTCGACGAAGCACTGAACGCTGCACTGGAAAAACTCGCCGCCGCGCGCCGCGAAGTGATGCAACTGCAGGTGCTGACCTGCGACGAACGCGATTTCAGCTTCAGCGGCGGCCACCGCTTCCGCGACCCGGAAACCGGCGAAGAACTGCTGGGCGATGGCGCAGCGATGCGCGCCGCCTATCTGCAACGCTTCGGCGCTGCACAGCGCGCGCAACAGGCGCGCTGGCAGGCCGCCGGCATTGCGCACGCACTGCATTATCTGGACGCCGCACCCGAGGCGGCATTGCGCCAGTTGTTCGGGCAAGGTGTACCGCGATGA
- a CDS encoding BatA domain-containing protein, whose translation MNLMLLLPAGLAALAALLLPLLIHLARRSEHRPTDFAALRWLRAMPRPRHRVRFDEWPLLLVRLLLLAAVALLLAEPAIRELQDARRRVALSPGVAVAAARQLGHAANAQWVWLAPGFPPVDADANADVPKTPVTPAGAAPPVSSLLRELDASLPPGAALSVIVPAQWGPLDAQRLQVSRQVRWQVLPGQSPIAAPAAAAPLRLQAIADDRAAPALRYLRAVHAAWALPGSLPVGAPADAQPARWAAGTVVAWLSPSAPPKSVMAWVAAGGQLLLDAQTPVPPSLAATLQPVQQAAAGAPLLDAAALGRGRVLRWAAPLQPRQLPALLDADFPTRLHDALQPLPTPQRALAQTQQPQRGAATRLSAAPWPLAPWLIGLVLLLFALERWLATSPRRATAA comes from the coding sequence GTGAACCTGATGCTGCTGCTCCCCGCCGGCCTGGCCGCGCTGGCCGCGCTGCTGCTGCCGCTGCTGATCCATCTGGCCCGGCGCAGCGAACACCGGCCGACCGACTTCGCTGCGTTGCGCTGGTTGCGTGCGATGCCGCGCCCGCGCCACCGCGTGCGTTTCGATGAATGGCCGCTGCTGCTGGTGCGCTTGCTGTTGCTCGCCGCCGTGGCGCTGCTGCTGGCCGAGCCGGCCATTCGCGAGCTTCAAGATGCACGCCGGCGCGTTGCGCTGAGCCCGGGGGTCGCAGTGGCCGCCGCACGCCAGCTCGGCCACGCCGCGAACGCGCAGTGGGTGTGGCTGGCGCCGGGCTTCCCGCCGGTCGATGCAGATGCGAATGCCGATGTACCGAAGACACCCGTCACGCCTGCGGGCGCGGCACCACCGGTCTCCAGCCTGTTGCGCGAACTCGATGCCAGCCTGCCGCCGGGCGCGGCGCTCAGCGTCATCGTGCCGGCCCAGTGGGGCCCGCTGGATGCGCAACGCCTGCAGGTGTCGCGCCAGGTGCGCTGGCAGGTTCTGCCCGGCCAATCGCCAATTGCTGCGCCCGCCGCTGCCGCGCCGCTGCGCCTGCAGGCGATTGCCGACGATCGTGCCGCACCGGCCTTGCGCTATCTGCGCGCCGTGCATGCCGCCTGGGCGCTGCCGGGCAGCCTGCCGGTGGGTGCGCCGGCCGATGCGCAGCCTGCGCGCTGGGCAGCCGGCACCGTGGTGGCCTGGCTGTCGCCCAGCGCCCCGCCGAAGTCCGTGATGGCCTGGGTCGCAGCCGGTGGGCAGCTGCTGCTGGATGCGCAGACACCCGTTCCACCCAGCCTCGCCGCGACCCTGCAGCCCGTGCAACAGGCTGCCGCTGGCGCGCCATTGCTCGATGCCGCAGCGCTCGGCCGCGGACGCGTGCTGCGCTGGGCCGCACCGCTACAGCCGCGGCAACTGCCGGCGTTGCTGGATGCCGATTTCCCCACCCGCCTGCATGACGCCCTGCAGCCGCTGCCCACACCACAGCGCGCGCTGGCGCAGACCCAGCAACCGCAGCGCGGCGCCGCCACTCGCCTGAGCGCCGCCCCCTGGCCGCTGGCGCCATGGTTGATCGGCCTGGTGCTGCTGCTGTTCGCGCTCGAACGCTGGCTGGCCACCTCCCCGCGCCGGGCCACCGCCGCATGA